A window from Primulina huaijiensis isolate GDHJ02 chromosome 11, ASM1229523v2, whole genome shotgun sequence encodes these proteins:
- the LOC140988983 gene encoding scarecrow-like protein 3 has translation MIQEEGSSSICSSPLQKFSMMSFSPSPGSPFPWLLEMRSEERGLCLIHLLVTCANHVASGNVENANIGLEYISHLASPDGDTMQRIAAYFSEALANRMLKGWPGLHKALNSTKIASVADEMLVQKLFYEFCPFLKLSYVITNQAIMEAMEGEKVIHIIDLNCFQPVQWICLLQEMSARPEGPPHLRISGIHEQKEVLDMVARKLNEEAEKLDIPFQFNPLVCKLENLDVEKLRVKTGEAVAISSVLQLHSLLAVDDEVLWKNPTSVANSTNAAHLRRVLQMSPQNLGDFLEKDWTSICNTSPDSASSSPIPQATSPDMATLLSGLWGLSPKLMMVTEQESNQNGLIFMDRIMESLNFYAALFDCLDSTMPRASIERQRIEKMLFGEEIKNIVASEGLDRKQRHEKLEKWIPRLESAGFGKVPLSYHVMLRARGLLQSYNYDGYKIKEENGCFIICWQDQALFSASAWRFRRCGR, from the coding sequence ATGATTCAAGAGGAGGGATCATCGTCCATATGTTCATCGCCTCTGCAGAAGTTCTCCATGATGTCTTTTTCACCTAGTCCAGGATCACCTTTTCCATGGCTACTAGAAATGAGATCCGAGGAAAGAGGCCTTTGTCTAATCCATCTTCTTGTTACCTGTGCTAATCACGTCGCCTCAGGGAACGTAGAAAACGCGAATATAGGCCTCGAGTATATTTCACATCTCGCCTCTCCTGACGGCGATACAATGCAACGAATCGCAGCTTACTTTTCCGAAGCTCTTGCCAATCGAATGCTTAAAGGTTGGCCTGGATTACACAAGGCTCTGAATTCGACTAAAATAGCTTCGGTTGCCGATGAAATGCTTGTTCAGAAATTGTTTTACGAGTTCTGTCCGTTCTTGAAGCTTTCATATGTCATCACAAACCAAGCTATCATGGAAGCAATGGAAGGGGAGAAAGTGATTCATATTattgatctgaattgtttccaGCCTGTTCAATGGATTTGTCTTCTTCAGGAGATGAGCGCAAGGCCTGAAGGGCCGCCTCATTTAAGAATTTCGGGGATTCATGAACAGAAAGAGGTGTTGGATATGGTGGCTCGGAAATTAAATGAAGAAGCGGAGAAACTAGACATCCCTTTTCAATTTAATCCTCTAGTTTGCAAATTAGAGAATCTTGATGTCGAAAAGTTACGCGTAAAAACGGGGGAAGCTGTTGCTATAAGTTCCGTGCTTCAGCTCCATTCTCTTCTAGCAGTGGATGATGAAGTTTTGTGGAAAAATCCCACTTCGGTTGCTAATAGTACAAATGCAGCACACCTAAGACGGGTCTTGCAGATGAGTCCTCAAAATCTTGGAGATTTTCTTGAGAAGGACTGGACTAGTATATGTAACACGAGCCCTGATTCTGCATCATCATCGCCTATTCCTCAAGCCACATCACCTGATATGGCGACACTTCTAAGCGGGCTCTGGGGCCTCTCTCCAAAGCTAATGATGGTGACAGAGCAAGAATCAAACCAGAACGGGTTAATCTTCATGGATAGAATAATGGAGTCACTAAACTTTTATGCGGCGCTCTTTGATTGCTTGGACTCGACTATGCCAAGGGCGTCAATAGAACGTCAAAGGATTGAGAAGATGCTATTCGGAGAGGAAATCAAGAACATTGTGGCGAGTGAGGGTCTCGATAGAAAGCAGCGGCACGAAAAGCTCGAAAAATGGATTCCCAGACTTGAGTCGGCTGGTTTCGGAAAGGTTCCTTTAAGCTACCATGTTATGCTGAGAGCAAGAGGATTGTTACAGAGTTATAACTATGATGGCTACAAAATCAAAGAAGAAAATGGCTGTTTCATCATCTGCTGGCAAGATCAAGCACTTTTCTCAGCTTCGGCATGGAGATTTAGACGATGCGGGAGATGA